The Streptococcus downei MFe28 DNA window CTTCGAATATCAGTATCTCTTTGGAAAGTTTTTTGAAATGAGTTTCATGATATTTTCTGAAAAACTTGTTATAATAGTTTTCACAACCTAAACTATTACAAGTCTTTGAGGAGTTTATCATGGAAGAAACCTTTTTTATCTTAAAGCCAGATTGTTTGGAGCGGGGCCTGGTTGGTCGAGTTTTAGAGCGAGCAGAAGGGCGTGGTTTGAAAATCACTCGTATGGAGATGCGCCAGATTGACCGTCCTACCTTGGAAAAGCACTATGCGGACTTGGTAGATAAGCCCTTCTTTCCAACTATTTGTGACTTTATGACCAGTGGTCCTGTCCTGATTGGGACTTTGGCAGGAGTAGGTGCGGTGCAAGCTTGGCGAGATATGTTGGGGGCAACCGACCCTAGCCAGGCTCAAGCTGGCACCATTCGGGGTGACTTTGCCCTTGCTGCCTTACCTGGTCAGGCTATTAAAAATATCGCCCACGGTTCTGATTCTTTAGAGTCAGCCCAGAGGGAAGTTGCCATCTGGTTTGATCAGTGATTTATCTTTGAGGCAGGATAAGTTGGGTTGCTCTCCAGAGGAGTGACTGTGTAAAAATATCTGTCCTACCTTGTTTTTATTAAAAAAAATCCTAGAAATCAGTCCTATGCCTAGGCTGATTTTTTGGTATAATAGAGTGACTAAATTCGCCAATAAGGAACAATCATGAACATTCAAGAACTTAAAGAACGGCAGGAGAAGATTCGTAACTTCTCCATCATTGCCCATATTGACCATGGGAAATCAACCCTGGCCGATCGCATTTTGGAACAGACGGAGACGGTTTCTGACCGGGAAATGCAGGCTCAGCTATTGGATAGCATGGACTTGGAGCGCGAGCGTGGTATCACCATCAAGCTCAATGCCGTCCAGCTCAATTACACCGCTAAGGATGGGGAGACCTATATTTTCCACCTGATTGACACGCCGGGGCATGTCGATTTCACCTACGAAGTCTCACGCTCTTTAGCTGCCTGTGAAGGAGCCGTCTTGGTGGTGGATGCGGCTCAGGGGATTGAAGCTCAAACCTTGGCCAATGTCTATCTGGCCTTGGATAATGATCTGGAAATCCTGCCCGTCATCAATAAAATTGACCTGCCAGCAGCGGATCCAGAGCGGGTTCGCCAGGAAATCGAAGATGTTATCGGTCTAGATGCTAGTGAGGCGGTTTTGGCTTCTGCCAAGGCTGGTATTGGTATTGAAGAAATCCTTGAGCAGATTGTTGACAAGGTGCCTGCCCCAGCAGGGGATGTGGAAGCGCCCCTACAGGCCCTAATCTTTGACTCGGTTTACGATGCCTACCGTGGGGTTATCCTCCAGGTGCGGATTGTCAATGGTATGGTCAAACCAGGGGATAAAATCCAGCTCATGTCTAACGGTAAGACCTTTGATGTGACTGAGGTGGGAATTTTCACGCCTAAGGCTGTCGGCCGTGACTATTTGGCGACCGGTGATGTTGGCTATATTGCAGCTTCCATCAAGACTGTGGCCGACACTCGGGTCGGGGATACCATTACCCTAGCTGACCGACCAGCAGACCAGGCCTTGCATGGTTACAAGCAGATGAATTCTATGGTCTTTGCTGGCCTTTATCCGGTTGAGTCCAATAAGTATAATGACCTGCGGGAAGCACTAGAGAAGCTCCAGCTCAATGATGCCAGTCTACAATTTGAACCCGAAACTTCGCAAGCCCTAGGTTTTGGCTTTCGGGCAGGTTTCTTGGGCCTCCTCCATATGGATGTTATCCAGGAACGCTTGGAGCGGGAGTTCAATATCGACCTCATCATGACGGCGCCTTCGGTTGTCTATCATGTCAATACAACCGATGGTGAACTTTTGGAAGTTTCCAACCCTTCTGAATTTCCTGACCTAACCAAGGTCGATTCCATTGAAGAGCCCTTTGTTAAGGCTCAGATTATGGTTCCTCAGGAATATGTCGGGGCGGTTATGGAACTCTGCCAGCGCAAGCGGGGCGATTTCGTCACTATGGAATACATTGATGACAATCGGGTCAATGTTATCTACCAGATTCCTCTAGCAGAAATCGTCTTTGATTTCTTTGATAAGCTCAAGTCTTCGACACGTGGTTATGCTAGCTTTGACTATGAAATTTCTGAGTATCGCAGTTCCAAATTGGTTAAGATGGATATCCTCCTCAATGGCGACAAGGTTGATGCCCTCAGCTTCATTGTCCACAGTGAATTTGCCTATGAGCGAGGCAAGTTAATTGTTGAAAAGCTCAAGAAAATCATCCCCCGTCAACAGTTTGAAGTGCCTATCCAGGCTGCCATTGGGCAAAAGATTGTCGCTCGTTCCGACATCAAGGCCCTGCGTAAGAATGTCCTGGCCAAGTGTTACGGCGGTGACGTTTCTCGAAAACGTAAACTCTTGGAAAAACAAAAGGCTGGTAAAAAACGCATGAAGGCCATTGGATCAGTCGAAGTGCCTCAAGAGGCCTTCCTATCTGTCTTGTCCATGGACGAAGATGATTAAAATTGAAGAGCGAGGAGGTTCAGTCAAGCAAGCCTTGGCTAGTTAACTATTAATCAAAAGTTGGTGGCAACTGGCCTGTCTTTAATAGGTCATGATAATTGGGTCGGCAAGCGTAGCCGGCCCTTTCTCATAAGGAGGACCCAATGCAAATAAAAGCACTGAAAGAAAATTTTGCCGTCTGTCAATTGGCAGACTTTTCCCAAGTTGATTTCGCTTCTCCCTTTGTTTTTCTCGCTCAGACAGACCAGGAGAAGTCCTTAGTCTGTCCAGAGGCTTTAGTTCCTGATAATGTCAGCAAGGTTGACCCTAGCTGGCGAGCCTTTCGAATTAAAGGGGTGCTGGATTTTTCCTTGATTGGC harbors:
- a CDS encoding ACT domain-containing protein, translating into MQIKALKENFAVCQLADFSQVDFASPFVFLAQTDQEKSLVCPEALVPDNVSKVDPSWRAFRIKGVLDFSLIGILAKISNILAENQISIFALSTYNTDYLLTKADQFERAIHLLATQGYEILV
- the ndk gene encoding nucleoside-diphosphate kinase, encoding MEETFFILKPDCLERGLVGRVLERAEGRGLKITRMEMRQIDRPTLEKHYADLVDKPFFPTICDFMTSGPVLIGTLAGVGAVQAWRDMLGATDPSQAQAGTIRGDFALAALPGQAIKNIAHGSDSLESAQREVAIWFDQ
- the lepA gene encoding translation elongation factor 4; translation: MNIQELKERQEKIRNFSIIAHIDHGKSTLADRILEQTETVSDREMQAQLLDSMDLERERGITIKLNAVQLNYTAKDGETYIFHLIDTPGHVDFTYEVSRSLAACEGAVLVVDAAQGIEAQTLANVYLALDNDLEILPVINKIDLPAADPERVRQEIEDVIGLDASEAVLASAKAGIGIEEILEQIVDKVPAPAGDVEAPLQALIFDSVYDAYRGVILQVRIVNGMVKPGDKIQLMSNGKTFDVTEVGIFTPKAVGRDYLATGDVGYIAASIKTVADTRVGDTITLADRPADQALHGYKQMNSMVFAGLYPVESNKYNDLREALEKLQLNDASLQFEPETSQALGFGFRAGFLGLLHMDVIQERLEREFNIDLIMTAPSVVYHVNTTDGELLEVSNPSEFPDLTKVDSIEEPFVKAQIMVPQEYVGAVMELCQRKRGDFVTMEYIDDNRVNVIYQIPLAEIVFDFFDKLKSSTRGYASFDYEISEYRSSKLVKMDILLNGDKVDALSFIVHSEFAYERGKLIVEKLKKIIPRQQFEVPIQAAIGQKIVARSDIKALRKNVLAKCYGGDVSRKRKLLEKQKAGKKRMKAIGSVEVPQEAFLSVLSMDEDD